Genomic DNA from Nonomuraea rubra:
TGATCGAGGCGGGCCGGCCGGCCTACCGGCTGGACGCGCTGGCCGACCAGAACGCCGACTCGCTCGCCAGGGCTGCTCTGGCCTGGTACGACACCCTGCGCCAGGACACCGGCGCCCCCTTGATCTACTCGTCGCTGGAGCCGGCGAAGCTGCGCCGCGTGCAGGAGGCCCTGGGGGCCGAGCGGTCGGCCTCGATCCTGGAGGCGGCCATCGGCCGCATCGCCAGGGGGCTGGTCGAGCGGGGCGTCACCCGGCTGATCACTGCGGGCGGGGAGACGTCCGGCGCGGTCGTGAGCGCGCTCGGGGTGCCCGGCGGCGTGATCGGGGCCGAGGCGACGCGCGGCGTCCCCTGGATCTTCACCCCCTCCGGGCCCGCCCTGCTGCTGAAGTCCGGCAACTTCGGCGACCCCAGGCTGCTGCTGGAGGCCTCCCGGTGAACGCGCACCTCACAACGGAGGCCCCGATCAGCCCGCACCCCACAACGGAGGCCCCGATCAGCCCGCACCCCACAACGGAGGCCCCGATCAGCCCGCACCTCCCAACGGAGGCCCCGATGAGTCCGCACCTCTCGATGGAGGTCTTTCGATGAGCGTGGAATCCGGAACGGGCGCGATGCGGGCGGAGCGCGAGGCGATCGTCGCCGCCGCACGGTCGCTGTTCCAGCGCGGCCTCACCCACGGCAGCACCGGCAACCTGTCCGTCCGGGCCGGCGAGCACGTCCTCGTCACCCCCACCGGTTCGAGCCTGGGGACGGTCGAGGCGGACGAGCTGTCGCTGATCGACCTCACCGGCGCCCACGTCGGCGGCCCGAAGCCGTCGAAGGAGGCGTTCCTGCACGCGGCCCTGCTGCGCGCCAGGCCCCGCGCCACCGCCGTCGTGCACACCCACTCCACCCACGCCGCCGCCGTGTCCTGCATGGACGGCCTCGACCCGGACGACGCGCTGCCCCCGCTGACCGCGTACTTCGCGATGCGCGTCGGCCGGCTCCCGCTGCTGCCCTACTACGCCCCGGGCGACCGGGCGCTGGGGCCGGCCGCGGAGGAGAAGGCCCGCACGCACCCGGCGCTGCTGCTCAGCAACCACGGCCCGATCGTCGCCGGGGCGAGCCTCGGCGCGGCGCTGGACGCCGTCGAGGAGCTGGAGGAGACGGCCAAGCTCTTCCTCCTCCTGCGCGGCCTGCCCACCCGTCCGCTCACCGCCGAACAACGCCGGGCTCTCGCCGATCCCCTTAATTGATCGTTACGCTGGCTCCATATTCGCCGTCTCGGAGGAATATGGAGAGCTTCATGGCGTTTCTCCTCACCGGGGCGATCTGTTGATCCCCCGGCTCTTTTCCCGCCCCTTCGACAGCGCGTTATTCTGCGGTTTACTCGGCGTGGCCGGCCTGCTCCTGCTCGCGGAGGCGGCCGGCCGGCTCGGGCTCGTTTCCACCGTGCAATTCCCGCTCGCCTCCACCGTGCTGGTCACCGCGGCGGGGCTGGCGGCCGATCAGGAATTCCTCTGGGACGTGGGCGCCACGTTCGCGGCGTGGGCGCTGGGGCTGGCGCTGACCGTGGCGGTTGCCGTACCGGCGGGGCTGCTGCTCGGCAGCGTGCCGGCGGTGGAGCGGGCGTTGCGCCCGGTGATCGAGTTCCTGCGGCCGATCCCGTCCGTGGCGCTCATCCCGCTCGCGGCGTTCGTGTTCACCGAGCGGCTGGACATGAAGATCGCGATGATCATGTACGCGTCCACGTGGCCGATCCTGATCAACACCATGTACGGCCTGAGAGAGGTCGATCCCCTGGCCAAGGAGACCCTGCGGGCGTTCGGGTTCGGCCGGCCGGCGGTGCTGCTGCGGGTCTCGTTGCCGAGCACGGCCCCGTTCATCGCGACCGGGGTACGGGTCGCCGCCACGATCGCGCTCATCCTGGCCATCAGCACGGAGCTGCTCGCGGGCGGCTCCGACGGGATCGGCGCGTTCATCATCCTGGCAGGCAGCAGCCCCGACGGGCTCACGCTGACCGTGGCCGCCACCGTCTGGGCCGGGCTGCTCGGCATCGCCACGAACGGCGCGTTCGTCTGGGCCGAGCGGCGCCTGTTCCACTGGCACCCGGGAACGGCCGCATGACCGCGCTCCGGCGCGTGCTCGCCCGGCCGGCCAGGCTGTGGGTGGTGCCGATCGTGCTCCTGGTGTGGGAGCTCGCCACGCGGGCCATGCAGCACCCGTTCTTCCCGCCCCCGTCGGTCATCGTCGTGCACATGCGCGACCTGTGGTTCACCGGCTCCCCCTCCCGGCTCTGGCTGAACGACACCGCCCTGGCCAACTTCCCGCAGAGTCTCGGGCGGCTGCTGGCGGGGCGGGTGCTGGCCGGGGTGGGCGGGGTGACGATCGGCGTGGCGATCGGGCGCTCCCCGCTGCTCTACCGCTTCCTCGACCCGATCATCCAGTTCGGGCGGGCGCTGCCCGCGCCGGCGCTGCTGCCGATGTTCCTGGCGCTGTTCTCGACGGGCACCCGCATGCAGATCGCCACGATCACGTTCGGGATCGTGTGGCCGGTGCTGTTCAACGCGGCCGACGGGGCGCGCAGCGTCCAGCCACTGCACCTGGATACGGCACAGGTGTTCGGGCTCACGCGCGGGCAGCGGCTGCTGCGGGTCATCCTGCCGTCGGCGGCTCCCAAGATCTTCGCGGGGCTGCGGCTCAGCCTGTCGCTGGCGCTGATCCTCATGGTCATCGCCGAGTTCTTCAGCACCGAGGGCATCGGGTTCCAGCTCCGGGCCGCGCAGCGGGCGTTCGACCTGCCGGGGGTGTGGGGTGCGATCGTCCTGCTCGGAATCCTCGGCTATTTGCTGAACCAGGGCTTTCTGCTCCTGGAGAAAAGGGCGCTCACCTGGCATGACGCAAAAATGTAGCGAGCTTTTCCCGTGACACGGGATA
This window encodes:
- a CDS encoding ABC transporter permease → MTALRRVLARPARLWVVPIVLLVWELATRAMQHPFFPPPSVIVVHMRDLWFTGSPSRLWLNDTALANFPQSLGRLLAGRVLAGVGGVTIGVAIGRSPLLYRFLDPIIQFGRALPAPALLPMFLALFSTGTRMQIATITFGIVWPVLFNAADGARSVQPLHLDTAQVFGLTRGQRLLRVILPSAAPKIFAGLRLSLSLALILMVIAEFFSTEGIGFQLRAAQRAFDLPGVWGAIVLLGILGYLLNQGFLLLEKRALTWHDAKM
- a CDS encoding ABC transporter permease, giving the protein MAGLLLLAEAAGRLGLVSTVQFPLASTVLVTAAGLAADQEFLWDVGATFAAWALGLALTVAVAVPAGLLLGSVPAVERALRPVIEFLRPIPSVALIPLAAFVFTERLDMKIAMIMYASTWPILINTMYGLREVDPLAKETLRAFGFGRPAVLLRVSLPSTAPFIATGVRVAATIALILAISTELLAGGSDGIGAFIILAGSSPDGLTLTVAATVWAGLLGIATNGAFVWAERRLFHWHPGTAA
- the otnC gene encoding 3-oxo-tetronate 4-phosphate decarboxylase yields the protein MSVESGTGAMRAEREAIVAAARSLFQRGLTHGSTGNLSVRAGEHVLVTPTGSSLGTVEADELSLIDLTGAHVGGPKPSKEAFLHAALLRARPRATAVVHTHSTHAAAVSCMDGLDPDDALPPLTAYFAMRVGRLPLLPYYAPGDRALGPAAEEKARTHPALLLSNHGPIVAGASLGAALDAVEELEETAKLFLLLRGLPTRPLTAEQRRALADPLN